In the Puntigrus tetrazona isolate hp1 chromosome 9, ASM1883169v1, whole genome shotgun sequence genome, one interval contains:
- the LOC122351198 gene encoding E3 ubiquitin-protein ligase TRIM39-like isoform X1, translated as MVITCAVRGCRSRSSGGVKVSFFRIPRVRTREGEETRALCERRRATWLARINRSNVKISDGCRVCSDHFVQGRPSYLHDEKNPDWAPSVKLELKDAHSQSNLSRYQGAKNKQTLGKCEKLVLEASAVKEGTERSCIRATCESVSCENDFQTETCDSDTDAASLISTDSTETKESLKTQLKPLQEKMRILQEFQQTLHQTAERIKIQAKCTEKQIKENFVKLYQLLSNEEAARIKALREEEEQKSRTLRKKIMRMRKEMSSLSATISAVEEEMKAEDTLFTQNYDATLKRFVSFLFCCSEPRPTASLNTECFSRVSQCKAPDPEDISGVLINVPKHLSNLKFTVLQKMQKTVDYTPVTFDPNSAHCNLIVSEDLTSVRYSDEEQTLPDNPERFDMFACVLGSEGFDSGSRCWDVEVGDSTGWFLGVMSESAQRRNKIFSRSGIWLVGHFCGEYKAHEPPRSPALLPVKEKLQRIRVQLHWDTGKLSFSDPLTDTHIHSFTHTFTETLFPFFGVGCDISPLLILPVKMTVIEPN; from the exons ATGGTAATAACCTGTGCTGTGAGGGGTTGTCGTAGCCGCTCCTCGGGTGGTGTCAAAGTGAGCTTTTTTAGAATACCGCGGGTGAGAACACGCGAAGGAGAGGAAACTAGAGCACTTTGTGAAAGGAGACGGGCTACGTGGCTAGCCAGAATAAACAGGAGTAATGTGAAGATCTCCGACGGCTGCAGAGTGTGCTCGGATCACTTCGTCCaag gtagaCCAAGTTACCTTCATGATGAAAAAAATCCTGACTGGGCACCGTCAGTTAAGTTGGAACTAAAGGACGCTCACAGCCAATCAAACTTAAGCAGATATCAGGgagccaaaaataaacagactttaggaaaatgtgaaaaacttGTACTAGAGGCATCTGCTGTGAAAGAAGGCACTGAACGGTCATGCATTAGAGCTACATGTGAGTCAGTGTCCTGCGAAAATGATTTTCAGACAGAGACCTGTGATTCTGACACTGATGCTGCATCGTTAATATCCACAGACAGCACGGAGACTAAG GAGAGCCTCAAAACTCAACTGAAACCCTTACAGGAGAAGATGAGAATCTTACAGGAGTTTCAGCAAACCTTGCATCAAACTGCAGAACGCATTAAG ATTCAGGCTAAATGCACAGAGAAGCAGATTAAGGAGAATTTTGTCAAACTTTACCAGTTGTTATCTAATGAAGAGGCAGCGAGGATAAAAGCGctgagagaggaagaagagCAAAAGAGCCGGACACTGAGAAAGAAGATTATGAGGATGAGAAAAGAGATGTCCTCTCTTTCTGCCACAATCTCAGCTGTAGAGGAGGAGATGAAAGCTGAAGATACTTTATTCACACAA AACTATGATGCCACGCTGAAAAGGTTTGTTTCGTTCCTCTTCTGTTGTTCTGAACCCAGACCCACAGCGTCACTGAATACTGAGTGTTTTTCCAGAGTTTCCCAGTGTAAAGCACCGGATCCGGAGGACATTTCTGGAGTTCTGATCAACGTGCCGAAACACCTGAGCaacctgaagttcactgtgttACAGAAGATGCAGAAAACTGTTGATTACA CTcccgtgacctttgaccccaaCAGCGCTCACTGTAATCTCATCGTGTCTGAGGATCTGACCAGTGTGAGATACAGCGATGAGGAACAGACTCTTCCTGACAATCCGGAGCGCTTCGACATGTTTGCGTGTGTTCTGGGCTCAGAGGGCTTTGACTCTGGCTCTCGCTGCTGGGACGTCGAGGTCGGAGACAGTACAGGCTGGTTCCTGGGAGTGATGAGCGAATCTGCTCAGAGGAGGAATAAAATCTTCTCAAGGAGTGGAATCTGGCTGGTGGGTCATTTCTGTGGTGAATATAAAGCACACGAACCTCCACGATCTCCAGCTCTCCTCCCGGTGAAAGAGAAACTGCAGAGGATCAGAGTTCAGCTGCACTGGGACACTGGAAAGCTGTCCTTCTCTGACCCTCttactgacacacacatacactctttcacacacacctTCACTGAAACATTATTTCCGTTTTTCGGTGTTGGCTGTGACATTTCTCCTCTGCTCATCTTACCTGTAAAAATGACCGTAATAGAGCCAAATTAA
- the LOC122351943 gene encoding uncharacterized protein C13orf42, which translates to MFKKINAVFRPNHPGSRSRDRFRASEDYHSACTVKLVRSTSMLVVGESGRAPRDPALKRSASAVSVEASTALYYYQSREDRVWLYSQNQNCLEYLQELVALRRQYTKSINDLKSGERKETASRKKNPAPRPPQNRAAQTSRPEPSAPPIPNEEDTLQFFDAVIASCDPEPSRKPHVDNGHADVDFIVATSTSEHDLHSNWVLRDPRRISMTESQPKNPEISHGQAAQRKGDMGSTGSRRRLQRNPIHLPKVVESAFQTLRFKPKLKKKD; encoded by the exons ATGTTTAAGAAAATCAACGCGGTTTTCCGTCCGAACCATCCCGGATCTCGCTCGCGGGACAGGTTCAGGGCCAGCGAGGACTACCACAGCGCGTGCACGGTCAAACTGGTCCGGAGCACGTCCATGCTCGTGGTGGGGGAGAGCGGTCGCGCGCCGCGGGACCCCGCGCTGAAGAGGAGCGCGAGCGCCGTGAGCGTCGAGGCCAGCACCGCCCTGTACTACTACCAAAGCCGAGAGGACCGAGTGTGGCTCTACTCCCAGAACCAGAACTGCTTGGAGTACTTACAGGAACTGGTCGCGCTCAGGAGGCAGTACACCAAGAGCATCAACGACCTCAAGAGCGGCGAGCGCAAAGAGACCGCGTCCCGCAAGAAGAACCCCGCGCCCCGGCCACCGCAAAACAGAGCTGCACAG actTCGAGGCCTGAACCTTCTGCTCCACCAATCCCAAATGAGGAAGACACACTCCAGTTCTTCGATGCAGTCATTGCAAGCTGCGACCCAGAGCCCAGTCGAAAACCACACGTGGACAATGGGCATGCGGACGTAGACTTCATAG TGGCAACCAGTACCAGCGAGCATGACCTTCACTCTAACTGGGTGCTTCGAGATCCTCGCCGAATCTCCATGACAGAGTCCCAACCCAAGAATCCAGAAATCAGTCATGGGCAGGCAGCCCAGCGGAAGGGGGACATGGGAAGCACAGGCAGCAGGAGACGTCTACAACGAAACCCAATCCACCTGCCAAAAGTGGTGGAGAGTGCCTTTCAGACTTTGCGTTTCAAACCCAAGCTCAAGAAGAAAGACTAG
- the LOC122351198 gene encoding E3 ubiquitin-protein ligase TRIM39-like isoform X2, whose product MVITCAVRGCRSRSSGGVKVSFFRIPRVRTREGEETRALCERRRATWLARINRSNVKISDGCRVCSDHFVQGRPSYLHDEKNPDWAPSVKLELKDAHSQSNLSRYQGAKNKQTLGKCEKLVLEASAVKEGTERSCIRATCESVSCENDFQTETCDSDTDAASLISTDSTETKESLKTQLKPLQEKMRILQEFQQTLHQTAERIKLLSNEEAARIKALREEEEQKSRTLRKKIMRMRKEMSSLSATISAVEEEMKAEDTLFTQNYDATLKRFVSFLFCCSEPRPTASLNTECFSRVSQCKAPDPEDISGVLINVPKHLSNLKFTVLQKMQKTVDYTPVTFDPNSAHCNLIVSEDLTSVRYSDEEQTLPDNPERFDMFACVLGSEGFDSGSRCWDVEVGDSTGWFLGVMSESAQRRNKIFSRSGIWLVGHFCGEYKAHEPPRSPALLPVKEKLQRIRVQLHWDTGKLSFSDPLTDTHIHSFTHTFTETLFPFFGVGCDISPLLILPVKMTVIEPN is encoded by the exons ATGGTAATAACCTGTGCTGTGAGGGGTTGTCGTAGCCGCTCCTCGGGTGGTGTCAAAGTGAGCTTTTTTAGAATACCGCGGGTGAGAACACGCGAAGGAGAGGAAACTAGAGCACTTTGTGAAAGGAGACGGGCTACGTGGCTAGCCAGAATAAACAGGAGTAATGTGAAGATCTCCGACGGCTGCAGAGTGTGCTCGGATCACTTCGTCCaag gtagaCCAAGTTACCTTCATGATGAAAAAAATCCTGACTGGGCACCGTCAGTTAAGTTGGAACTAAAGGACGCTCACAGCCAATCAAACTTAAGCAGATATCAGGgagccaaaaataaacagactttaggaaaatgtgaaaaacttGTACTAGAGGCATCTGCTGTGAAAGAAGGCACTGAACGGTCATGCATTAGAGCTACATGTGAGTCAGTGTCCTGCGAAAATGATTTTCAGACAGAGACCTGTGATTCTGACACTGATGCTGCATCGTTAATATCCACAGACAGCACGGAGACTAAG GAGAGCCTCAAAACTCAACTGAAACCCTTACAGGAGAAGATGAGAATCTTACAGGAGTTTCAGCAAACCTTGCATCAAACTGCAGAACGCATTAAG TTGTTATCTAATGAAGAGGCAGCGAGGATAAAAGCGctgagagaggaagaagagCAAAAGAGCCGGACACTGAGAAAGAAGATTATGAGGATGAGAAAAGAGATGTCCTCTCTTTCTGCCACAATCTCAGCTGTAGAGGAGGAGATGAAAGCTGAAGATACTTTATTCACACAA AACTATGATGCCACGCTGAAAAGGTTTGTTTCGTTCCTCTTCTGTTGTTCTGAACCCAGACCCACAGCGTCACTGAATACTGAGTGTTTTTCCAGAGTTTCCCAGTGTAAAGCACCGGATCCGGAGGACATTTCTGGAGTTCTGATCAACGTGCCGAAACACCTGAGCaacctgaagttcactgtgttACAGAAGATGCAGAAAACTGTTGATTACA CTcccgtgacctttgaccccaaCAGCGCTCACTGTAATCTCATCGTGTCTGAGGATCTGACCAGTGTGAGATACAGCGATGAGGAACAGACTCTTCCTGACAATCCGGAGCGCTTCGACATGTTTGCGTGTGTTCTGGGCTCAGAGGGCTTTGACTCTGGCTCTCGCTGCTGGGACGTCGAGGTCGGAGACAGTACAGGCTGGTTCCTGGGAGTGATGAGCGAATCTGCTCAGAGGAGGAATAAAATCTTCTCAAGGAGTGGAATCTGGCTGGTGGGTCATTTCTGTGGTGAATATAAAGCACACGAACCTCCACGATCTCCAGCTCTCCTCCCGGTGAAAGAGAAACTGCAGAGGATCAGAGTTCAGCTGCACTGGGACACTGGAAAGCTGTCCTTCTCTGACCCTCttactgacacacacatacactctttcacacacacctTCACTGAAACATTATTTCCGTTTTTCGGTGTTGGCTGTGACATTTCTCCTCTGCTCATCTTACCTGTAAAAATGACCGTAATAGAGCCAAATTAA
- the LOC122351198 gene encoding E3 ubiquitin-protein ligase TRIM39-like isoform X3, whose translation MVITCAVRGCRSRSSGGVKVSFFRIPRVRTREGEETRALCERRRATWLARINRSNVKISDGCRVCSDHFVQGRPSYLHDEKNPDWAPSVKLELKDAHSQSNLSRYQGAKNKQTLGKCEKLVLEASAVKEGTERSCIRATCESVSCENDFQTETCDSDTDAASLISTDSTETKESLKTQLKPLQEKMRILQEFQQTLHQTAERIKIQAKCTEKQIKENFVKLYQLLSNEEAARIKALREEEEQKSRTLRKKIMRMRKEMSSLSATISAVEEEMKAEDTLFTQNYDATLKRVSQCKAPDPEDISGVLINVPKHLSNLKFTVLQKMQKTVDYTPVTFDPNSAHCNLIVSEDLTSVRYSDEEQTLPDNPERFDMFACVLGSEGFDSGSRCWDVEVGDSTGWFLGVMSESAQRRNKIFSRSGIWLVGHFCGEYKAHEPPRSPALLPVKEKLQRIRVQLHWDTGKLSFSDPLTDTHIHSFTHTFTETLFPFFGVGCDISPLLILPVKMTVIEPN comes from the exons ATGGTAATAACCTGTGCTGTGAGGGGTTGTCGTAGCCGCTCCTCGGGTGGTGTCAAAGTGAGCTTTTTTAGAATACCGCGGGTGAGAACACGCGAAGGAGAGGAAACTAGAGCACTTTGTGAAAGGAGACGGGCTACGTGGCTAGCCAGAATAAACAGGAGTAATGTGAAGATCTCCGACGGCTGCAGAGTGTGCTCGGATCACTTCGTCCaag gtagaCCAAGTTACCTTCATGATGAAAAAAATCCTGACTGGGCACCGTCAGTTAAGTTGGAACTAAAGGACGCTCACAGCCAATCAAACTTAAGCAGATATCAGGgagccaaaaataaacagactttaggaaaatgtgaaaaacttGTACTAGAGGCATCTGCTGTGAAAGAAGGCACTGAACGGTCATGCATTAGAGCTACATGTGAGTCAGTGTCCTGCGAAAATGATTTTCAGACAGAGACCTGTGATTCTGACACTGATGCTGCATCGTTAATATCCACAGACAGCACGGAGACTAAG GAGAGCCTCAAAACTCAACTGAAACCCTTACAGGAGAAGATGAGAATCTTACAGGAGTTTCAGCAAACCTTGCATCAAACTGCAGAACGCATTAAG ATTCAGGCTAAATGCACAGAGAAGCAGATTAAGGAGAATTTTGTCAAACTTTACCAGTTGTTATCTAATGAAGAGGCAGCGAGGATAAAAGCGctgagagaggaagaagagCAAAAGAGCCGGACACTGAGAAAGAAGATTATGAGGATGAGAAAAGAGATGTCCTCTCTTTCTGCCACAATCTCAGCTGTAGAGGAGGAGATGAAAGCTGAAGATACTTTATTCACACAA AACTATGATGCCACGCTGAAAAG AGTTTCCCAGTGTAAAGCACCGGATCCGGAGGACATTTCTGGAGTTCTGATCAACGTGCCGAAACACCTGAGCaacctgaagttcactgtgttACAGAAGATGCAGAAAACTGTTGATTACA CTcccgtgacctttgaccccaaCAGCGCTCACTGTAATCTCATCGTGTCTGAGGATCTGACCAGTGTGAGATACAGCGATGAGGAACAGACTCTTCCTGACAATCCGGAGCGCTTCGACATGTTTGCGTGTGTTCTGGGCTCAGAGGGCTTTGACTCTGGCTCTCGCTGCTGGGACGTCGAGGTCGGAGACAGTACAGGCTGGTTCCTGGGAGTGATGAGCGAATCTGCTCAGAGGAGGAATAAAATCTTCTCAAGGAGTGGAATCTGGCTGGTGGGTCATTTCTGTGGTGAATATAAAGCACACGAACCTCCACGATCTCCAGCTCTCCTCCCGGTGAAAGAGAAACTGCAGAGGATCAGAGTTCAGCTGCACTGGGACACTGGAAAGCTGTCCTTCTCTGACCCTCttactgacacacacatacactctttcacacacacctTCACTGAAACATTATTTCCGTTTTTCGGTGTTGGCTGTGACATTTCTCCTCTGCTCATCTTACCTGTAAAAATGACCGTAATAGAGCCAAATTAA
- the LOC122351200 gene encoding E3 ubiquitin-protein ligase TRIM39-like isoform X2, producing MKMMTKTLHPAPCSSLTALQLRPEKLKTALKPLQAKLKILQDFQKTSLQTAEHIKFQAQYTEGRIKDEFVKLRQSLSNDEAARKKALREEEEQKSQTLRKKIERMSKEMSSLSATIIATEEEMKAEGALFLQNYDATLKRVSQCKAPDPEDISGVLINVPKHLSNLKFTVLQKMQKAVDYTPVTFDPNSAHCNLIVSEDLTSVRYSDEEQTLPDNPERFDMFACVLGSEGFDSGSRCWDVEVGDSTGWFLGVMSESAQRRNKIFSRSGIWLVGHFCGEYKAHEPPRSPALLPVKEKLQRIRVQLHWDTGKLSFSDPLTDTHIHSFTHTFTETLFPFFGVGCDISPLLILPVNSSVKKDSL from the exons atgaagatgatgaccAAAACACTACACCCAGCTCCCTGCAGTTCACTGACAGCGCTGCAGCTAAGGCCA GAGAAACTCAAAACTGCGTTGAAACCATTGCAGGCGAAGTTGAAAATACTTCAGGACTTCCAAAAGACTTCGCTTCAAACCGCAGAACATATTAAG TTTCAGGCTCAGTACACAGAGGGACGGATCAAGGATGAGTTTGTCAAACTTCGCCAAAGTTTGAGCAACGATGAAGCAGCCAGGAAAAAAGCGctgagagaggaagaagagCAAAAGAGCCAGACACTGAGGAAGAAGATTGAGAGGATGAGCAAAGAGATGTCCTCTCTTTCTGCCACAATCATAGCTACAGAGGAGGAGATGAAAGCTGAAGGTGCCTTATTCCTACAG AACTATGATGCCACGCTGAAAAG AGTTTCCCAGTGTAAAGCACCGGATCCGGAGGACATTTCTGGAGTTCTGATCAACGTGCCGAAACACCTGAGCaacctgaagttcactgtgttACAGAAGATGCAGAAAGCTGTTGATTACA CTcccgtgacctttgaccccaaCAGCGCTCACTGTAATCTCATCGTGTCTGAGGATCTGACCAGTGTGAGATACAGCGATGAGGAACAGACTCTTCCTGACAATCCGGAGCGCTTCGACATGTTTGCGTGTGTTCTGGGCTCAGAGGGCTTTGACTCTGGCTCTCGCTGCTGGGACGTCGAGGTCGGAGACAGTACAGGCTGGTTCCTCGGAGTGATGAGCGAATCTGCTCAGAGGAGGAATAAAATCTTCTCAAGGAGTGGAATCTGGCTGGTGGGTCATTTCTGTGGTGAATATAAAGCACACGAACCTCCACGATCTCCAGCTCTCCTCCCGGTGAAAGAGAAACTGCAGAGGATCAGAGTTCAGCTGCACTGGGACACTGGAAAGCTGTCCTTCTCTGACCCTCttactgacacacacatacactctttcacacacacctTCACTGAGACATTATTTCCGTTTTTCGGTGTTGGCTGTGACATTTCTCCTCTGCTCATCTTACCTGTAAATTCTTCAGTAAAAAAAGATTCACTGTAG
- the LOC122351200 gene encoding E3 ubiquitin-protein ligase TRIM39-like isoform X1, with translation MMVIMAQESPQNAAQTRPKKVQNDCLLCGREFYPSKSNKHRLFHGHKSENKTEYAVVLEELVGKLQDTTLAVCGICRTLLLRYDRVSKDAERIKWLIKDTWRKMREKRCAESTPSMEVKRRREVMDTAASDEDDDQNTTPSSLQFTDSAAAKEKLKTALKPLQAKLKILQDFQKTSLQTAEHIKFQAQYTEGRIKDEFVKLRQSLSNDEAARKKALREEEEQKSQTLRKKIERMSKEMSSLSATIIATEEEMKAEGALFLQNYDATLKRVSQCKAPDPEDISGVLINVPKHLSNLKFTVLQKMQKAVDYTPVTFDPNSAHCNLIVSEDLTSVRYSDEEQTLPDNPERFDMFACVLGSEGFDSGSRCWDVEVGDSTGWFLGVMSESAQRRNKIFSRSGIWLVGHFCGEYKAHEPPRSPALLPVKEKLQRIRVQLHWDTGKLSFSDPLTDTHIHSFTHTFTETLFPFFGVGCDISPLLILPVNSSVKKDSL, from the exons ATGATGGTAATAATGGCACAGGAGTCTCCGCAAAACGCTGCACAAACCAGACCGAAGAAAGTGCAAAATGACTGCTTGCTCTGTGGCAGGGAATTCTATCCCTCCAAAAGTAACAAGCACCGGCTGTTTCACGGACACAAGTCTGAAAACAAAACGGAGTACGCGGTCGTGTTGGAGGAATTAGTTGGCAAACTTCAGGACACGACTCTGGCCGTCTGTGGCATATGCAGGACTCTGCTGCTGAGGTACGATCGGGTGTCCAAAGACGCAGAACGGATAAAGTGGCTTATTAAAGATACGTGGAGGAAGATGAGAGAGAAACGATGCGCGGAGTCGACGCCTTCGATGGAGGtgaagaggagaagagaagtGATGGACACAGCAGCaagtgatgaagatgatgaccAAAACACTACACCCAGCTCCCTGCAGTTCACTGACAGCGCTGCAGCTAAG GAGAAACTCAAAACTGCGTTGAAACCATTGCAGGCGAAGTTGAAAATACTTCAGGACTTCCAAAAGACTTCGCTTCAAACCGCAGAACATATTAAG TTTCAGGCTCAGTACACAGAGGGACGGATCAAGGATGAGTTTGTCAAACTTCGCCAAAGTTTGAGCAACGATGAAGCAGCCAGGAAAAAAGCGctgagagaggaagaagagCAAAAGAGCCAGACACTGAGGAAGAAGATTGAGAGGATGAGCAAAGAGATGTCCTCTCTTTCTGCCACAATCATAGCTACAGAGGAGGAGATGAAAGCTGAAGGTGCCTTATTCCTACAG AACTATGATGCCACGCTGAAAAG AGTTTCCCAGTGTAAAGCACCGGATCCGGAGGACATTTCTGGAGTTCTGATCAACGTGCCGAAACACCTGAGCaacctgaagttcactgtgttACAGAAGATGCAGAAAGCTGTTGATTACA CTcccgtgacctttgaccccaaCAGCGCTCACTGTAATCTCATCGTGTCTGAGGATCTGACCAGTGTGAGATACAGCGATGAGGAACAGACTCTTCCTGACAATCCGGAGCGCTTCGACATGTTTGCGTGTGTTCTGGGCTCAGAGGGCTTTGACTCTGGCTCTCGCTGCTGGGACGTCGAGGTCGGAGACAGTACAGGCTGGTTCCTCGGAGTGATGAGCGAATCTGCTCAGAGGAGGAATAAAATCTTCTCAAGGAGTGGAATCTGGCTGGTGGGTCATTTCTGTGGTGAATATAAAGCACACGAACCTCCACGATCTCCAGCTCTCCTCCCGGTGAAAGAGAAACTGCAGAGGATCAGAGTTCAGCTGCACTGGGACACTGGAAAGCTGTCCTTCTCTGACCCTCttactgacacacacatacactctttcacacacacctTCACTGAGACATTATTTCCGTTTTTCGGTGTTGGCTGTGACATTTCTCCTCTGCTCATCTTACCTGTAAATTCTTCAGTAAAAAAAGATTCACTGTAG
- the LOC122351326 gene encoding TLR adapter interacting with SLC15A4 on the lysosome produces MNITSLRHENAHKCDSKSYFHFLPQRSMKMSNYCITFTYSEIKTITAVHKNGRDCTQPQQLYKFFSRNKMLCEGKLWSLVFEADPECLNPPERCAVTAPSYLLSAHGPHPNINSSLETATLTKTQQSDPHPSPLDPAAGRQLPKGVDIPRHADAPETEAFLVPSSCHSICQHYGDLHIAGGQVLPLSPSAADVQGNLIQDPQTGPFLLSGDVPSPSLLPPLVHEYRSSRRWREESGRERPSLLQFSRPLSNSQLNGYLEQKLLELYKQYLTEGPAASRPVMASELLQTSLDQMTLQLSREQNLETARAKDMLLSCLLRVTSSYQSSEISTPLLQISTETK; encoded by the exons ATGAATATAACAAGCCTGCGTCATGAGAATGCACATAAATGTGATTCCAAATCATACTTTCACTTCCTCCCTCAGCGGAGCATGAAAATGAGCAACTATTGCATAACTTTCActtacagtgaaataaaaaccattacagcAGTGCATAAAAACGGCAGAGACTGCACTCAACCACAGCAGCTCTACAAATTCTTCAGCAGAAATAAG ATGTTGTGTGAAGGTAAGCTGTGGAGTTTGGTATTCGAAGCTGATCCAGAGTGTTTAAATCCTCCTGAACGCTGCGCGGTCACAGCACCGTCTTACCTCCTTTCAGCGCACGGCCCTCATCCCAACATCAACTCATCCCTAGAGACCGCAACCCTGACCAAGACCCAGCAGAGTGACCCCCATCCTTCCCCCTTGGACCCAGCGGCAGGACGCCAACTCCCCAAAGGTGTAGACATCCCCAGGCACGCAGACGCCCCAGAAACGGAAGCTTTTTTGGTGCCCTCGAGCTGCCACAGCATCTGCCAGCATTACGGTGACTTACACATCGCCGGTGGCCAGGTGCTTCCGCTCAGCCCCAGCGCAGCAGATGTGCAGGGCAATCTCATTCAGGACCCCCAGACCGGACCCTTCCTCCTGTCTGGAGATGTCCCCTCCCCCTCCCTCCTGCCTCCTCTGGTCCACGAGTACAGGAGCTCGAGGCGCTGGAGGGAAGAAAGCGGGCGCGAGCGTCCCTCTCTTCTGCAGTTCAGCCGGCCTCTCTCTAACTCGCAGCTCAACGGCTACCTGGAACAGAAGCTTCTGGAGCTGTACAAGCAGTACCTGACCGAGGGACCTGCGGCGAGCCGGCCCGTCATGGCCTCTGAGCTTCTGCAGACCAGCCTGGACCAGATGACTCTCCAGCTGAGCCGTGAGCAGAACCTGGAGACGGCCCGGGCCAAAGACATGCTGCTCAGCTGCCTGCTGAGAGTCACCAGCAGCTACCAGTCCAGCGAGATCAGCACTCCTCTACTGCAGATCTCTACTGAGACAAAGTGA